A DNA window from Acomys russatus chromosome 7, mAcoRus1.1, whole genome shotgun sequence contains the following coding sequences:
- the LOC127191473 gene encoding ubiquitin-conjugating enzyme E2 W-like has product MGLVQKRPQKEHFALQNDSPSGMTLNEKSIQNSVPQWHIDMEGAPGTLYEGEKFQLLLNIRSLDPFGSPQVMFTVEMFPVHLHAYSSGHICLSILTGDWSPALSVWSVYRSIYRILPSCKEKG; this is encoded by the coding sequence ATGGGGTTGGTGCAGAAACGACCACAAAAAGAACACTTTGCTTTGCAAAATGACTCGCCTTCTGGAATGACTTTAAATGAAAAGAGCATTCAAAATTCAGTTCCACAGTGGCACATAGACATGGAGGGTGCACCAGGGACCTTATATGAAGGGGAAAAATTTCAACTTCTGCTTAATATTAGGAGCCTAGACCCTTTTGGCTCTCCTCAAGTCATGTTTACTGTTGAAATGTTCCCCGTTCATCTTCATGCGTACAGCAGTGGTCATATCTGTTTATCCATTCTAACAGGAGACTGGTCCCCAGCGCTCTCGGTCTGGTCAGTCTATCGTAGCATCTATCGTATACTTCCTAGCTGCAAGGAAAAGGGATGA